In Dama dama isolate Ldn47 chromosome 10, ASM3311817v1, whole genome shotgun sequence, the sequence TCAGGTTCTCCTTGCTCAGGACTCTGCTCCTTTTGTCTCTCTGAAGGACTTCTCACAGTGTTTGTATTGGTTTCTGAGCTGGACCCTGAGGTCCATTGGTTTATCTACCTTCCAGTGGTCTGTGGTCGTGTGCCAGCTTCAAAGGTACTAGCATAGACCTATTAGgttaggaaaaatagaaaatgatcaaATTGGTCAAGAAGAATAAGTGAAGGATGTAAGGGAGTGGGACACTGCTGATGGGAGAATAAACTGGGACAAACTTTCTACAGGTTGATCATATATGTATACTTAAAAGCTTAATTAACCAGATGTTGGGAAtcctttcacaatatatacacatatcaaatcACCCCAGGatatactttaaatattgtaCCGTTTTATTTGTCACTTATACCTCAGTGAagctgagggtgtgtgtgtgggggagccTTCAAAATATTTATGCCTTTGATCTAGAAGTTTTACCTCTAGACATTTATTCTCTGGACATAATCATGATGTGTACAAGTTACATCTGCTGTGTTGAGTACTCCAGTATTGTTCATGGTATTTAAAAATTGCAAGCAAAATGAAGATCTTAGCTAAAGAATTAAGTTATTGTGCACCCGTATATTGTACAGCTTTGTTACCCTTGTAAAAGATGGTCTAAAAAACTACTCAATGGCATAGAAAAATGTTTCTAATATGATGAGTTGCGGGGGAGCAAGTTATAATACTGAATCATGGTCCATTTCGATGCAATTATATGTTTCGGGTATCTCTGGTTGTGCAGGTGATTttcatttcatgtattttcagAATTTCTTATGGTGAGTGCATATTTTATGTGGGCACAGAATCATTGAACTAATGAGAGATCAGGAAAAAATAACAGTAACACCAAAAGTTGGCATGGGTGCTGTGATGCTCATACTCCAAATGCATTGCCAACCTTCTGGTAGAGAGTTGGGAGGCACAGGGTATTTTAAGCGaaatatgtttttactttctgatctagaagggattttttttttttttttttggtgtgaatTTAGCCAAATaatccaggaaaaaataaaagttaagcaTTGTAGATTTATTTCTACTAGTACTAAACAAACACAGTCCTAAATAAGGTAAAGCTAAATGTCCGCTAGTTGAGTAGTGATTGAATGAGTATGATAcctggaatattatgcagccagtAAAAATCATGTTTAGGTAGCCTCTGTAGTTAAATGGTAAAGTGTAATTGCACTAAAATTATGTCTGCATATAAAACATGAAGGAAAGgactacacacatatatatgtacagttGACTTATTGCTGAGTTAGGATTGAGAGAGTATTCACAAAAACTAAGCTGTGTTACTAGTACAATGCATGTACAATAAAGTGACAAGTATGTGAAGTATGGATTAGCAAGTTTGGGATTGTCCAGATTTGAAATTCCAGCTGTGAGGATGCTCTCATTTGCAAATGCTTGGGTTGGTGATTACCTTTCCTGTGGGCTGGTGTGTCGCAAGCCAGTGCTTACCTTCCACTGTGGTTCCCCTACCCATGTGACTTGCATTTGCTTGAAGGCAGAGGTGGACATGGGAGGTCACTGAGTGGATGGGGTAGATTGGTCAGGAGTAGAGCTTGTAGGGACCCCTTGTCCTGTCCATGCTCACATTACATATAAAGTGACTCCTTCCTTTGTCCAGTCAAAGcacctttcttctttcactttttaccCCTAGCTGTGCTCCTGAAACAGGGATCTTTCTCAAATGAGTATTTTGTAATTCTTACCCATCCATGTAGGGAAGGATCGGGCAGAGCATTCTGATGAGGGCAGAAAGCAGGAAGGTCCCACAGAGAACTCCAGTGGAAGCAGATGTATATAGCTGCCTGTCTCTTGTGAGCCATGAGATTAAAGTGGGAAGGGTCCATTTTACTGATAGAGCCACTGAGGCCCCGGAACACCTTGTCCAGGATCCTGTTATTCCTTGGGTCCTGAAACCACTGTTGTTCCTCATGTTCCTAATCCAGACCTCTGTGGTGTCTCagcaccttctctctctctctctgtgagtCTTCTGCTTGGCTCTGTcatattcctctttttttccttttctagaaagaaaagtcaaaatCGAACAGTTCCGCAGCCCGGGAACCTAATGGCTTTCCCTCTGATGCCTCAGCCAATTCCTCTCTCCTTCTTGAATTCCAGGGTGAGTTGCATCCTTATGTCTTCCTTGCAGGAAAATGAGCATTTAAATGACCCATCAATAATCCAAAGACTAGTCTGTGTGTCATTTCAGTGCCCACGGTTTTGCTGGTATCTTGCCGGGCACCTGACAGAAGTCTTTGCATTTCAACTTCACAGTAACCTTGCAAGACAGACAACAGTCTCCTCACTTTCcagttaaggaaactgaagctcagggacGTGAGGTTACGTATCTAAAGTTAGTCACTCGTAAGTGAGGACCCATGGTAGGTCCTGGTTTTCTGGATCAGAAGCTCTTTTCTTTAGACTGTGTGTTTGATGAGAGCACTTCAGAGGACCGCGCCCCACCTCACCCCGCCCCCAACCCAGGCTGGGGCATCTGCTTGTTTGTCTACAGTTTGTCCAAGTTCTGCCTCTTAAACCAGTCTCTGGTAGACGTCCGGCCGGAGTCAGCACTGCACTGAGAATTTTACCTTTTATACCCGTGTGGTAGTTACTGCTTATGAAGCTCTTTCACTTAAGTGTCTCCTTTTTACCCTTGCATCAGCCTGGGATACAAACCAGGCAGTTACCATCATCCCAATTTAAGGAAACTGATACTTGGAGAAGAAAAGTATCTACCTAAGCTGAAGACTGACAggactttattattttgtataataAAATGCTACTTCCATTTTAGTGTAGAAGATAGTGGTCATTGTAGGATGAAGACTAGAAAAGGCTTACGATTTTCTCTTTGGAGCTAGACTGGGAATGACCAGGtatcccctccttccctctcccctaaCCCCAAGGTTGGTGTGGTACAGAAGGGTGGACAGTTCTCCAGCTGCGTGAGTTTTCCCCGCAGCATAAAGCTCGGGAGACATGGGAGGCTCTGTTTCTTCAGCCTGGCCACTGTCTCATCCTTTTCACGCAGTGAACGTTTAATGTGCTCCTACCAGGTGCCGGGTACTATGTACTGTGCTGGAGACCCAAGGACCCAAGGGCCACAGAGCCTACCTGCACCGGGTGTCCTGGAGGGAGACCGGTGTGAATACAGTAAATGCAGGTGCACATAGGAAGCAGCAGGGGCATGAGAGGGGGTGGTCGTCTCCACCCAGGGGAGCCTGGGACACAGGGCTCTGCAGAGGAGAGGATGCCTGAGCTGCCGGCGGCCAGGTGTAGGGGCTTTGCAGGAAGACGGGAAGGAGCACGTCATCCAGACATGGTGCTGGTAGCTGCTCCGAGGCTTGGGTCTGACCTGGCTGGAGCCAGGGGTACGTAGGAAGAAGGGCAGGCGGTGGGCCTGGAGAGCAGTGTGTAGGATGTGATAGGGCCCTCTCGTGGGCAGCAGGAAACCACAGAAGGGTTTAGAAAGTTCACTCTGGCAGTGGTGTGAGGTCGCCAGGCGTGGCTGAGACCCGAGGAAGGGCAGCTGGATGGCTGTTGCCAGAGGCCAGGCCTGCACTGAGGCAGTGGGGGAGGAAGGAGTGGATACACATGGCAGCAGAGCAGTAGGACAGGTACAATTTGGTGACTGGCtgctggaggtgggggagaggaaggaatTGCTGAGTCGGTTTTTAACTTAGCTGGTGACGTTAAGCCTTCAACAGCGCTTCCCAGGTGGGATCCAGTGGTCTGTGAGGCAGTGAGGCAGAGCCTGGGCAGGTGCAAGGCCTGAGCTGACCATCTCCAGACCCCGTCACCCTCCTTCAGATAGCTGAGAATGGCAGGCAGACTGTCCTTATCTATACCTCTTGTGAGAAAGGTTGAGAGGCAGAGCCATGTACTTCCATTCACTGGATAGTGAGAAAATACCAGGTCCCAGCTATAATTAGTGGATACTAAAGAAGGGACTCATATGCTTATATTGACCTCCCTGACATATAAATTTTGCATAAACTTAAAGATTCTGGCTGCATCCGGTGGTGCTTAGAATATATGTCATAAAATAACATGTGCTTAAATTCATCAATTTAGATTCTGTTGGTAATTCGTGATGTGCAGAAGCCCTGGGAATGTCTGCCCTTGGTTCAGGGGCTGTTTGCAGCTGTGATCGGTGTGTGCCCAGCTGTGTCCACGCTGTCTGCAGAGACCCCAGGCCCTTGGCTCTGTACTGAGCCCCCTCAACCATGACCGGCCTCAGCCGTTGCCTTTGTCGTGTGTGATTTTCAGATGAAAACAGCAACCAGAGCTCCGTGTCTGATGTCTACCAGCTCAAGGTGGACAGCAGCACCAACTCgagccccagcccccagcagagCGAGTCCTTGAGCCCTGCGCACACCTCTGACTTCCGCACAGACGACTCCCAGCCCCCCACACTGGGCCAGGAGATCCTTGAGGGTGAGTCTCCCTGGCCCAGGACATGTGTCTTGGAGGGCCATGCTCTTGCTCTCGATGGTTTTCTTCTTTAGAGTCACAGGTTAGAGACGGTGCCTCAGAACTGGCAGCTTCAAGCTGTTTGTCAGTTGTTTGAGGCTCTTTTGGGGAATGGTTGTATTTTCCCCTTTCACAGAATGACGGAAAGAAACAGCAACACGATTGAGTGCCAGGCTCTCCACAAGGAAAGCACTTTTCATATTTGAGGCCTGGTATGATtctcaggtttccctggtggctcagcagtaaagaatctgcctgcagtgcaagagatgtgggctcgatccctaggttgggaagatcccctggagaaggaaatggcaacccactctagtattcttgctgggaaatcccacagaggagcctggcaggctacactccatggagtcacaaaagagttggacacaacttagtgactaaaacagcaAACATGATTCTCCTTTTGAAAAGCCCATGGAATAGCAACTGTTGTCTCCATTTTATCGATGAGGAAGTTGTCTTAAAAAATTCAGTTGCTTGGCCACGATCCCACATTTGGTGGAACTGCCTGATTTGTTTCATTCCTTCTGACTTCGGAGTTAGTGCCCTTTGTACTGGATTCTGCAAATTTCTTCTTAGAATGTATGTTGATTCTATAACCAGTGGATACCCCTTCACCAAGGTGCCTCCTAGGAACACTCCCCCAACCTGGGGGCTCTCCCGTCCCAGCAGGCCCTGCAGTTACACTGACCTTGCTTTTTCAgagccctccctgcctgcctcagaAGTTGCTGATGAACCTCCGACCCTCACGAAGGAAGAACCAGTTCCTCTAGAGACACAGGTAAGGAGGTGCTTTGGGTTTCCTGGTTTCTAAGGAAAATGTCAGGGCTCTGTTGATATGCACTGGCTCTCTAGCATGGGAGGGATGTAGTGGGGGTGGAGAGGCAGTGAGGGATGCTGGTTAGAAGGTCGGGGAAGGTTAGAAGGTCAGGAGGTAGGGAAGAGGTCCTGTGATCGGTGAGACAGTCGGGTGAGACAGTTAGGGTGGAAGGGGAGGTCTGCTTCAGAGGGATAGCCCTGTCATTCCGTGCTCTGGCTATGTCTAGATTGCTGAGGAAGAGGAAGACTCAAGTGCCCCTCCCCTGAAACGCTTCTGTATGGACCAGCCTGCAGTGCCGCAGACAGCGTCGGAAAGCTAGCACCACCCTGGCGCCCTTCACCTCCAGGCCCCATGCCTCTATTTATTGCATTCTGGTTCTGGCTGTGCTGTGTTGCTGGGGTAAGGGCGAGCACCGGGGTCCAGAGCCTGCACCTCAGAGCCTTCTGGGCTGGAAGGTGGACGCGGGACCTGGGGTCGTAGCATCATCTTCCCGTCCCCGGCACCTGTGTCTGCCTGATCCTGAGAAGAGGAGCACTCCTGTCCTCTTTGCACCCCAAGGAGGCTAGCGCCTCAGCCACTCCAGGATCATCTGTCACCTCCAGTAGCAGTCTCTGCTCCACAGCCTCTGGATTGAGCTGCTGGTGCCTCTGCAAGAGGAAAGAGAGGGGGAAGGCACCCTCCAGAGAAGAGCGTGCCGAGGGCTTACTTGAACTTGAATGGAGACTGTAGATTCATGGACTTGCCCATAGGGTTAGGGACCCTATAGGCTGCTGTTGGAGAATGCCTGAGTAGACgctggagggaagggaagggcttAACTCCACACTACGGCAGAAAAGTCCCACCTAGGCTTCATGCTATCCTGGCACTTGTACCCATTCCTGAGGCCATCCTGCCTCTCATGGGCTCTCTGGCTGTTGACAGTCCTTTGTCCCCCCACTGTAACCACCCCCTTCCCCCAACACACATACACGCATATACTCGCAGTTGTTTCCACCTGGACATTTCATTCCAGTATCCCCCTGCTTCCCGCCATGGTCCCCAGCTCTCCTGCCGCagactctgccccagtgagaattTGAGGTTCTGACAGTACTCATCCCCATAGTACTTCTTCAGCCCAGACTTTCTAgaaagttcccttttctttgAAATCTGCATGTTTCATCAAaccttgtgattttattttttgtttcaaaaaagtttaagaaaatggaaatggacAACGGTGAGTGAAGACATATTTTAGCACtgaatagaatatttttaaaattaaactatttGAAATATGTCTTGTTGGCAGCTGAGTGCTTCATTCTTGAGGgttgtgggggcaggggctggcgGTGATGGTGGCTGAGTGCTTGTAAAGTCACTGCGGGCTGGGCCCTGCCAGTTGTCTTTGACTCCCATAGCGTGACTCCATTGACAATGATTTGGAGACTCTGTTTGAGGTTGTCACGTCCTTTGAGTTATACTTCTGCCCCTGTGTACGCTGAATACAACCCTGTGTATTTCCCACAGCTCCCAGGT encodes:
- the BCL7B gene encoding B-cell CLL/lymphoma 7 protein family member B isoform X2; protein product: MGSRARTGEKKWVTVGDTSLRIFKWVPVTDSKEKEKSKSNSSAAREPNGFPSDASANSSLLLEFQDENSNQSSVSDVYQLKVDSSTNSSPSPQQSESLSPAHTSDFRTDDSQPPTLGQEILEEPSLPASEVADEPPTLTKEEPVPLETQIAEEEEDSSAPPLKRFCMDQPAVPQTASES
- the BCL7B gene encoding B-cell CLL/lymphoma 7 protein family member B isoform X1, which translates into the protein MSGRSVRAETRSRAKDDIKKVMAAIEKVRKWEKKWVTVGDTSLRIFKWVPVTDSKEKEKSKSNSSAAREPNGFPSDASANSSLLLEFQDENSNQSSVSDVYQLKVDSSTNSSPSPQQSESLSPAHTSDFRTDDSQPPTLGQEILEEPSLPASEVADEPPTLTKEEPVPLETQIAEEEEDSSAPPLKRFCMDQPAVPQTASES